One stretch of Chryseobacterium fluminis DNA includes these proteins:
- a CDS encoding LolA family protein → MKNILSKVVLSGLVAGAVGLASAQKIDAKAKKILDDITANYKSKKNSYFKFSFGTGVNGQVTKTEPGIYYTAGDKYKLKIMDTEQIFDGNKIYNISVDDMEVTTARPNGSSTMFSPINYLSTYRNDYNVTYGGKKAVNGVKADFIKLTPVKSNGIKYVYLFVDSAKKQMVKIEQHGNNKDVAVIAIKDYKENQDLDPNMFVFDKNKYKNYVITDL, encoded by the coding sequence ATGAAAAATATACTATCAAAAGTTGTACTGAGCGGATTGGTTGCGGGAGCGGTAGGATTGGCAAGCGCACAGAAAATTGACGCAAAAGCCAAAAAGATCCTTGATGACATTACGGCTAATTATAAGTCTAAGAAAAATTCTTATTTCAAATTTTCTTTCGGAACAGGCGTAAACGGTCAGGTGACAAAAACAGAGCCCGGAATTTATTATACCGCAGGTGACAAGTACAAACTGAAGATCATGGACACCGAACAGATTTTTGACGGTAACAAAATCTACAACATCAGTGTGGATGATATGGAAGTTACCACGGCGCGGCCTAATGGCAGTTCCACAATGTTCTCCCCTATTAATTATCTTTCTACGTACCGGAATGATTATAACGTAACATATGGAGGAAAAAAAGCGGTGAACGGCGTAAAAGCGGATTTCATAAAGCTTACCCCTGTTAAATCAAACGGCATTAAATACGTATACCTTTTTGTAGATTCTGCCAAAAAACAGATGGTAAAGATCGAGCAGCACGGAAATAATAAAGATGTAGCCGTAATTGCGATCAAGGACTATAAAGAAAATCAGGATCTGGATCCTAATATGTTTGTTTTCGACAAAAATAAATATAAGAACTATGTCATTACAGACCTTTAA
- the pyrH gene encoding UMP kinase — translation MKYKRILLKLSGEALMGNRQYGIDNDRLQEYAVEIKKVVEKGCEVAIVIGGGNIFRGVAGAAKGMDRVQGDYMGMLATVINGMALQGALEDVGIKTRLQSAIEMDKVAEPFIKRRAVRHLEKGRVVIFGAGTGNPYFTTDTAATLRAIEIGADVILKGTRVDGIYDSDPEKNENAVKYNSLSFDEVFEKNLKVMDMTAFTLSHENKLPIIVFDMNKDGNLVKIVDGENVGTLVDL, via the coding sequence ATGAAATATAAAAGAATCCTTCTAAAACTTAGTGGTGAGGCCTTAATGGGGAACAGACAATACGGTATTGATAACGACAGGCTGCAAGAGTATGCTGTAGAGATCAAAAAAGTGGTGGAAAAAGGTTGTGAAGTTGCCATTGTAATTGGAGGAGGAAATATTTTCCGCGGAGTAGCCGGAGCTGCAAAAGGAATGGACAGGGTGCAGGGTGACTATATGGGAATGCTTGCCACCGTCATCAACGGTATGGCTTTACAGGGAGCTCTGGAAGATGTGGGAATTAAAACCAGGCTGCAGTCTGCCATCGAAATGGACAAAGTAGCGGAACCTTTCATCAAGAGAAGAGCTGTAAGACATCTTGAAAAAGGCAGGGTAGTGATCTTCGGCGCAGGAACCGGGAATCCTTACTTTACTACTGATACCGCAGCCACATTAAGAGCTATTGAAATCGGTGCCGATGTTATCCTGAAAGGAACAAGAGTAGACGGAATCTACGACAGCGATCCTGAGAAAAACGAAAATGCGGTAAAGTACAACTCATTGTCTTTCGATGAAGTTTTTGAAAAAAACCTTAAAGTAATGGATATGACAGCATTTACTTTAAGCCATGAAAATAAATTACCAATCATTGTTTTTGATATGAACAAAGACGGAAATCTGGTGAAGATCGTAGATGGAGAGAATGTTGGTACTTTAGTTGATTTGTAA
- the porQ gene encoding type IX secretion system protein PorQ: MKKIIIFSLFLSGIVSYAQTGTNVYPFLNIPVSARQAALGGDAISIRDHDVSFAIANPALLNKDSDKQLSVNATAYLADSKYGTIAYAKDFDNGHMATINARYMSYGDIPRTDESGFENGTFTASDVSVGAGYAYQFEEDWTIGGGLNFITSKIDNYTSSAISGTAGVTYHNKKRKEVLSLVARNFGYQFKSFNGTRENLPFRVDVGYTKILKVIPLAITVTAHDLQQFDISSEYNVNGQEVNTGRKIADHFSVGAELFPEKGFNIRLGYNAKRGNELAVADQRNFSGLSAGFGIKLSRFRVDYAHIRYHNASNVNQIGVSVDLSSHAGY, translated from the coding sequence TTGAAGAAAATTATCATTTTTTCATTATTTCTGTCAGGAATTGTTTCTTATGCACAAACAGGAACAAATGTTTACCCGTTTTTAAATATTCCTGTATCGGCAAGACAGGCTGCTTTAGGCGGTGATGCAATTTCCATAAGAGATCATGATGTTTCCTTTGCTATTGCCAACCCGGCTTTGCTGAATAAAGATTCTGATAAGCAGCTGTCTGTAAATGCTACCGCTTATCTTGCCGACTCCAAATACGGGACAATTGCTTATGCCAAAGATTTCGATAACGGCCATATGGCGACCATCAATGCCCGTTATATGAGTTATGGAGATATTCCCAGAACCGATGAAAGCGGTTTCGAAAATGGCACTTTTACAGCGTCGGATGTTTCTGTAGGTGCCGGCTATGCCTACCAGTTTGAAGAAGACTGGACGATCGGAGGAGGCCTTAATTTCATTACTTCAAAAATCGATAACTATACTTCATCAGCAATCTCCGGAACAGCCGGTGTTACCTATCACAATAAAAAAAGAAAAGAAGTTCTTTCACTGGTTGCAAGAAATTTCGGATATCAGTTTAAATCCTTTAACGGAACAAGAGAAAATCTTCCTTTCAGGGTGGATGTAGGGTATACTAAAATTTTAAAAGTAATTCCTCTTGCCATTACCGTTACCGCACACGACCTTCAGCAGTTTGACATCTCATCTGAATATAATGTAAATGGTCAGGAAGTAAATACCGGAAGAAAAATTGCAGATCACTTTTCTGTCGGAGCCGAACTTTTTCCTGAAAAAGGTTTTAATATAAGGCTGGGATATAATGCAAAACGGGGCAATGAACTTGCGGTAGCCGATCAGCGCAACTTTTCGGGTCTTTCGGCTGGTTTTGGAATCAAACTTTCGAGATTCCGGGTAGATTATGCCCACATCAGATATCACAATGCTTCAAATGTCAATCAGATAGGTGTTTCCGTAGACCTTAGCAGTCACGCAGGATATTAA
- the frr gene encoding ribosome recycling factor, giving the protein MEELDLIVESVQHDMEAAVKHLDHAFQRIRAGRASTNMVQDVMVEYYGALTPINQVANVSVPDAMTISIQPWDSKAINDIEKAIVNSNLGFAPSNNGVNIILNVPPLTEERRRDLAKQAKGETEDTKIVVRNARQNGLKELKKLDGVSEDLIKGTEAEIQVLTDKYVKACDDHLKVKEAEIMKV; this is encoded by the coding sequence ATGGAAGAATTAGATCTTATAGTAGAGTCAGTACAACATGACATGGAAGCAGCTGTTAAGCACCTGGATCATGCATTTCAAAGAATCAGAGCGGGCCGTGCGTCCACGAATATGGTTCAGGATGTTATGGTAGAATATTACGGAGCACTTACTCCTATCAACCAGGTTGCGAATGTTTCTGTACCGGATGCAATGACGATTTCTATTCAACCTTGGGACTCAAAAGCCATTAATGATATCGAAAAAGCGATCGTTAATTCGAATTTGGGTTTTGCGCCTTCCAATAACGGTGTTAATATTATCCTTAACGTACCGCCTTTAACAGAAGAAAGAAGAAGAGATCTGGCAAAGCAGGCGAAAGGAGAAACTGAAGATACCAAAATCGTTGTCAGAAATGCAAGACAGAACGGTTTAAAAGAGCTTAAAAAACTTGATGGTGTTTCTGAAGACCTTATTAAAGGTACAGAAGCAGAAATCCAGGTTTTGACCGATAAATACGTAAAAGCCTGTGACGATCATCTTAAAGTGAAGGAAGCTGAAATTATGAAAGTATAA
- a CDS encoding LptF/LptG family permease — protein MLKILDRYIIKTFFGPFFFIFSVLFFIFIVNIIWVQLGQFMGKGLSYWQILKLLFYLGVSVISMVLPLTILLASIMSFGEFGERYELAAMKAAGISLTRVMFPLLGVTMVLSVMLYFFSNNIIPDFQRKAKNMLFNIAQTKPALNFTPGQFIDQIPGYMVKFDKIYGESGENIEGVFVHRKASTFENQQSIVAEKGKFVPAANKNFLKLVLYNGYVFEDNIAGKPDNVRLKQPDQAIKFDTLVSHFDVSEIINKAIEEEQITDDYRFQTYNKLEETIDKNKKDNVRFFETVGGDVLNQANPVISYMDKNKAKAAPKSQIRLDTLKKDKKLEMIYNAYNRLDNLKTTAESKNGEISPNVKYFSKVVIYQQRILTYSFTCIIFFLIGASLGSIIRKGGMGLPVIIAIVIFIVFYVINVGVENVAWSGKMNPYLAAWIPNMVLFPFGVWMTYKALTDSQLFDAEKYKALFKPITKRFSKNKEHKRYQ, from the coding sequence ATGTTAAAAATACTAGACCGATATATCATAAAGACCTTCTTTGGACCGTTTTTCTTTATATTCAGTGTATTGTTTTTCATCTTTATTGTAAACATTATCTGGGTTCAGTTGGGACAATTTATGGGAAAAGGATTAAGCTACTGGCAAATCCTGAAACTCCTTTTTTATCTTGGCGTAAGCGTTATCAGTATGGTACTGCCGCTTACCATTCTTCTGGCCAGTATCATGTCTTTCGGTGAATTTGGCGAACGGTACGAGCTCGCTGCCATGAAGGCTGCCGGAATCTCTCTGACGCGGGTGATGTTTCCGCTTTTAGGGGTCACCATGGTACTCTCGGTTATGCTCTACTTTTTTTCCAACAATATTATTCCCGATTTTCAGCGGAAGGCCAAAAATATGCTTTTTAATATTGCACAGACCAAGCCTGCTCTGAATTTCACTCCCGGACAGTTTATAGATCAGATTCCGGGGTATATGGTGAAATTTGATAAAATCTACGGGGAGAGCGGGGAAAATATTGAAGGCGTATTTGTCCACAGAAAAGCCAGCACTTTCGAAAACCAACAGTCTATTGTAGCTGAAAAGGGAAAATTTGTGCCCGCTGCCAATAAAAACTTTCTGAAACTTGTTTTGTACAACGGATATGTCTTTGAAGATAATATTGCAGGGAAGCCTGACAATGTAAGATTAAAACAACCTGATCAGGCCATTAAATTTGATACGCTGGTTTCCCATTTTGACGTCAGTGAGATCATCAATAAAGCCATAGAAGAGGAACAGATCACAGATGACTATCGTTTTCAGACTTATAATAAACTGGAAGAAACCATTGATAAAAATAAAAAGGATAACGTCAGGTTTTTTGAAACCGTAGGAGGTGATGTTCTGAATCAGGCCAACCCTGTGATCAGCTATATGGACAAAAACAAAGCCAAAGCAGCTCCGAAATCTCAGATCAGACTTGACACCCTGAAAAAAGATAAAAAGCTTGAAATGATCTACAATGCGTATAACAGGCTTGACAACCTTAAGACTACTGCAGAATCCAAAAACGGAGAAATCAGTCCGAATGTGAAGTATTTCAGCAAAGTTGTCATCTACCAGCAGAGAATCCTTACCTATTCTTTTACCTGTATTATTTTCTTCCTGATCGGCGCCAGTCTGGGATCGATCATTAGAAAAGGAGGTATGGGTCTTCCGGTGATCATCGCCATAGTCATTTTCATTGTTTTCTATGTCATTAATGTAGGGGTAGAAAACGTAGCCTGGTCAGGAAAAATGAATCCGTATCTGGCCGCATGGATTCCCAATATGGTACTCTTTCCTTTCGGAGTATGGATGACGTATAAAGCCCTTACGGATTCCCAGCTGTTTGATGCAGAAAAGTATAAAGCTTTATTCAAGCCTATTACCAAAAGGTTCAGTAAAAATAAAGAACATAAGAGATATCAGTAA
- the ccsA gene encoding cytochrome c biogenesis protein CcsA, producing the protein MKKIQDILISTRTMAVLLLVYAFAMAYATFLENDYGTPTAKALIYEAIWFELIMFLLILNFIGNIGRYRLWKREKWPVLVFHLAFILIFIGGAITRYISFEGTMHIREGETSNEIVTDKNFLKIQIEEKGDILNYQDIPYLMSPLHKDLKATYDFRGKEVKVTAKEYVQRKKDSLIADPNGVEYLHLVSTGNTGRQNIFIKPGETKSINGTLVTFNRAIDGAVEFKNEGGKLFIKTPVDAAYMTMATQATGNTVKDEFQPLVLRSLYTINELKLVIPEGLKKGKLMAFEGDRKKDQMVPDVLTVELQGPKTKQLVDLSVEKGNPNAYKQVTMDGLNIMVGFGPKIYTTPFALKLDDFVMETYPGSSSPSAYESHVKIIDQGKQTPYKIYMNNVLNHGGYRFFQSSFDPDRMGTVLSVNHDFWGTLISYIGYAFLFVGMFVIFFWKGTHFWKLNKMLTDVNKKRGAAVLLLFLSLGLNAQKIETHGTTDGSREHIHVEGETHNHAPAPESAQAQQRPQQNSLAAPLSKMRSISPDEIIARNKISREHADKFGYLLVQNFEGRIVPINTEALDILRKLYKKDEFKGTDGKSLTANQWFLSINTDTPSWTMVPMIKVGTKGGDELKKKTKADEEGYTSLMNLFPADANGNLTYILEHDYNTAFRKKPSEQTNYDKEVISVNERVQIFNEFFSGQFMRIVPVKNDANHTWHSWLDQKFEPDMESQQVMGPYFAEALAAQKSGDWSKADAELAKLSEYQQKWGKAVVPAKSKVDLEVFMNKVNINFKLLIFYTLVGGLLLILGFVELFRPNKVLNKIIKTIIVLGIVGYAFHFLGLVARWYISGHAPWSNGYEAIIFISWVGITAGLLLYRNSNALIPAAGFMVAVIMMGFAHGGSALDPQITPLVPVLKSYWLIVHVAIITSSYGFFALSMIIAVISLVFYIISNKDTYKIHHDTTLKELVIVSEMSLTIGLFALTVGNFLGGIWANESWGRYWSWDPKETWAFISIMVYAFVLHMRLVPGLRSKWAFHVATMFAFCSMVMTYFGVNYYLSGLHSYAAGDPVPVPAWVYIGLATMILLSAASYFKFRTLNRK; encoded by the coding sequence ATGAAGAAGATCCAAGATATTCTTATCTCAACCAGAACAATGGCTGTGCTGTTACTGGTGTATGCATTTGCCATGGCCTATGCAACGTTCTTAGAAAATGACTACGGAACTCCCACAGCGAAAGCATTAATTTATGAAGCAATATGGTTTGAACTAATCATGTTTCTGCTCATTCTCAACTTCATAGGAAATATCGGAAGATACAGACTCTGGAAAAGAGAAAAATGGCCGGTTTTGGTCTTTCACCTCGCCTTCATTCTTATTTTCATCGGAGGTGCGATCACAAGATACATCAGTTTTGAAGGAACCATGCACATCAGGGAAGGAGAAACCTCAAACGAAATCGTAACCGATAAAAATTTTCTCAAAATACAGATCGAAGAGAAGGGCGATATTTTAAATTACCAGGACATTCCTTATCTGATGTCCCCTTTGCATAAAGATCTGAAAGCTACCTACGACTTCCGGGGTAAAGAAGTGAAAGTAACGGCTAAAGAATATGTTCAGAGAAAAAAAGACAGCTTAATCGCTGATCCGAATGGAGTCGAATATCTGCATTTGGTCTCAACGGGAAATACAGGAAGACAGAATATTTTTATCAAGCCCGGCGAAACAAAATCCATCAACGGAACTTTGGTCACTTTCAACAGAGCCATCGATGGTGCCGTAGAGTTTAAAAATGAAGGTGGGAAACTATTCATCAAAACTCCTGTCGATGCGGCTTATATGACTATGGCTACCCAAGCTACGGGAAATACGGTGAAAGACGAATTTCAGCCTTTGGTATTGAGAAGTTTATACACCATCAATGAGCTCAAACTGGTTATTCCTGAAGGACTGAAAAAAGGTAAACTAATGGCTTTTGAAGGCGACAGAAAGAAGGACCAGATGGTGCCTGATGTGTTGACGGTAGAGCTTCAGGGACCTAAAACAAAACAACTCGTTGATCTTTCTGTTGAAAAAGGAAACCCGAATGCCTATAAGCAGGTTACGATGGACGGTCTGAATATTATGGTGGGCTTTGGTCCTAAAATCTACACAACACCATTTGCCCTGAAACTGGATGATTTTGTGATGGAAACTTACCCGGGGAGCTCATCTCCGAGTGCTTATGAAAGTCATGTCAAAATTATTGATCAGGGAAAACAGACACCCTATAAAATTTATATGAACAATGTATTGAACCACGGAGGTTACCGTTTCTTCCAGTCCAGTTTTGATCCGGACAGAATGGGAACTGTTTTATCTGTGAATCATGACTTCTGGGGAACTTTGATCTCGTATATAGGATATGCATTTTTATTCGTAGGAATGTTTGTGATCTTCTTCTGGAAAGGAACTCACTTCTGGAAGCTTAATAAGATGCTGACCGACGTTAATAAGAAAAGGGGTGCGGCTGTACTTTTGCTGTTCCTGAGTCTAGGGCTTAATGCTCAGAAAATTGAAACGCACGGGACCACGGACGGAAGCAGGGAACACATCCACGTAGAGGGAGAAACTCATAATCATGCTCCGGCACCTGAGTCTGCACAGGCTCAACAGCGTCCTCAGCAGAATTCGCTGGCCGCTCCGTTGTCCAAAATGAGAAGCATTTCTCCTGATGAAATCATTGCAAGAAATAAAATCAGCAGGGAGCATGCAGACAAATTCGGATATCTTCTGGTTCAGAATTTTGAAGGAAGAATTGTTCCGATTAATACGGAAGCACTGGATATTTTAAGAAAACTATACAAAAAAGACGAATTTAAGGGAACAGACGGAAAGTCTCTCACGGCAAACCAGTGGTTCCTTTCGATCAATACAGATACGCCGAGCTGGACCATGGTCCCAATGATTAAGGTCGGAACAAAAGGAGGTGATGAACTGAAGAAGAAAACAAAGGCGGATGAGGAAGGCTATACTTCACTAATGAACCTTTTCCCGGCAGATGCCAACGGAAACCTTACTTATATCTTAGAACACGATTACAATACGGCATTCCGTAAGAAACCTTCTGAGCAGACGAACTATGACAAAGAGGTCATTTCCGTAAATGAAAGAGTTCAGATCTTCAATGAGTTTTTCAGCGGGCAGTTTATGAGAATTGTTCCTGTTAAAAATGATGCCAATCACACTTGGCATTCATGGCTTGATCAGAAATTTGAACCGGATATGGAATCTCAGCAGGTGATGGGTCCGTATTTTGCAGAAGCGCTGGCGGCACAGAAATCCGGAGACTGGAGTAAGGCTGATGCTGAGCTGGCGAAACTTTCAGAATATCAGCAGAAATGGGGCAAAGCGGTAGTTCCTGCAAAATCTAAAGTAGATCTTGAAGTGTTCATGAATAAAGTGAATATCAACTTCAAATTATTAATTTTCTATACACTGGTTGGAGGATTATTGCTGATTTTAGGTTTTGTAGAATTATTCAGACCCAATAAGGTTTTAAATAAAATCATTAAGACCATTATTGTTCTTGGAATTGTTGGGTATGCTTTCCATTTCTTGGGACTTGTTGCAAGATGGTATATTTCAGGTCACGCTCCCTGGAGTAACGGGTATGAAGCGATTATCTTCATTTCGTGGGTAGGTATTACAGCGGGTCTTCTATTATACAGAAACTCCAATGCACTGATTCCTGCAGCAGGATTTATGGTGGCCGTTATTATGATGGGATTTGCCCACGGGGGGTCAGCGCTTGATCCGCAGATCACACCGCTGGTTCCGGTACTGAAGTCTTACTGGCTGATCGTTCACGTAGCGATTATTACTTCGAGTTACGGCTTCTTTGCCCTTTCGATGATTATCGCAGTGATCAGTCTGGTATTTTATATTATATCCAATAAAGATACCTATAAGATTCACCACGATACGACACTGAAAGAACTGGTGATCGTTTCAGAAATGTCTCTGACGATCGGTTTATTTGCGCTGACAGTCGGAAACTTCTTAGGAGGAATCTGGGCCAATGAGTCCTGGGGAAGATACTGGAGCTGGGATCCTAAAGAAACCTGGGCCTTTATCTCGATCATGGTATATGCATTTGTGCTCCATATGAGACTGGTTCCCGGCTTAAGAAGCAAATGGGCCTTCCACGTAGCGACCATGTTCGCTTTCTGCTCTATGGTAATGACGTATTTCGGAGTAAACTATTACCTGAGCGGACTTCACTCTTACGCAGCGGGAGATCCTGTTCCGGTTCCGGCATGGGTTTATATAGGCTTGGCAACAATGATACTTTTATCAGCAGCCTCTTATTTTAAATTCAGAACATTAAATAGAAAATAA
- a CDS encoding FtsK/SpoIIIE family DNA translocase — MNKNTQNKQQESPDKGKFLSKPRVFFGLTFILFSIVLTLSFISYLMNWKADQSQAGTMMDKSIQSSNLFGKLGDWLGNIFIFESIGVASFIIAFLFLVFGTVILKKKTFKPWMTVGHSLFFICWLPIFFGAAFTKEQGGVLSGVYGYQIMDSLNAIIGTVGLWLVLASSILLYFILEFNLRPSSVKAKLDQINDNTIGKVKSMMPKSDEHFEADKELEEEAETAEEYVPKVTVTETVIPKKVQEPEPVSVPKGFPEVPVSANLDTIVTPNHTSFEEEPKHDFSPSVNLNLNTKPSFPTSTPEEAFDIRPVPTPTPVASEPVKEEIKFNVEVAPVIDVLDETDRKSQDLIDQHGLYDHKLDLAKFQMPPVELLKEYGNEEISINKEELEENKNKIVGLLKNFNVGISEIKATIGPTVTLYEIVPEAGIRVSAIKKLQDDIALNLSALGIRIIAPMPGKGTIGIEVPRKNPTMVSMRSVIASQKFQNTDMDLPVVFGKTISNEIFMADLSKMPHLLMAGATGQGKSVGINAILTSLLYKKHPSELKFVMVDPKKVELSLYSKIERHYLAKLPDSDDAIITDTNKVINTLNSLCVEMDTRYDLLKNAFCKNLKEYNKKFSERKLNPENGHRYLPYIVLVVDEFADLIMTAGKEVELPIARLAQLARAVGIHLIVATQRPSVNVITGMIKANFPARAAFRVISSVDSRTILDSPGADQLIGKGDMLYFNGNEILRLQCAFVDTPEVERLAEFIGEQKGYPSAFMLPEYVSEEATSSVGSFDANEKDALFEEAARIIVSTQQGSTSMLQRQLKLGYNRAGRIMDQLEASGIVGGFNGAKAREVIISDLHSLEQFLEDLRR; from the coding sequence ATGAACAAAAACACACAAAACAAACAGCAGGAATCGCCTGATAAGGGCAAATTTTTATCTAAGCCCCGCGTATTTTTCGGGCTTACCTTTATCCTTTTTTCTATCGTTCTGACCCTCTCCTTTATCTCTTATCTGATGAATTGGAAAGCAGACCAGAGTCAGGCCGGAACAATGATGGATAAAAGCATACAATCTTCAAATCTTTTTGGAAAACTGGGAGACTGGCTCGGGAATATTTTTATTTTCGAAAGCATCGGCGTCGCTTCATTTATCATCGCATTTTTATTTCTGGTTTTCGGAACCGTGATCCTGAAAAAGAAAACATTCAAGCCCTGGATGACTGTCGGGCATTCTCTGTTTTTTATCTGTTGGCTCCCTATTTTCTTCGGGGCAGCATTCACAAAGGAACAGGGAGGTGTTTTAAGCGGAGTGTACGGATATCAGATCATGGATTCTCTTAATGCCATCATCGGTACCGTAGGTCTCTGGCTTGTACTGGCATCGAGTATTCTGTTATATTTCATTCTTGAATTTAATTTAAGACCGAGTTCTGTGAAAGCGAAGCTGGATCAGATCAACGATAACACCATCGGAAAGGTAAAATCAATGATGCCGAAGTCCGATGAACACTTTGAAGCTGATAAAGAGCTTGAAGAGGAAGCCGAAACAGCAGAGGAATATGTACCTAAAGTTACCGTAACGGAAACTGTAATTCCTAAAAAAGTTCAGGAGCCAGAGCCGGTAAGTGTACCGAAAGGATTTCCGGAAGTTCCGGTTTCTGCCAATTTAGATACCATCGTTACGCCCAATCATACTTCATTTGAAGAAGAGCCGAAACATGATTTTTCACCTTCCGTTAATTTAAATTTAAATACAAAACCAAGCTTCCCGACCTCCACTCCGGAAGAGGCTTTTGATATCAGGCCTGTTCCTACTCCAACGCCAGTGGCTTCTGAACCTGTAAAAGAAGAAATTAAATTCAATGTGGAAGTCGCTCCCGTTATTGATGTTTTGGATGAAACTGACCGAAAATCCCAGGATCTGATTGATCAGCACGGACTTTATGATCATAAACTGGATCTGGCTAAATTTCAGATGCCGCCTGTTGAGCTCCTGAAAGAGTATGGAAATGAGGAGATTTCTATTAATAAGGAGGAATTAGAAGAAAACAAAAATAAAATTGTCGGCTTACTGAAAAACTTCAATGTGGGTATCTCAGAAATTAAGGCAACGATCGGACCGACAGTAACTTTATATGAAATTGTGCCGGAAGCAGGGATCAGAGTATCTGCCATCAAAAAGCTGCAGGATGATATTGCCCTGAACCTCTCTGCACTGGGCATCAGAATTATCGCTCCGATGCCCGGGAAAGGAACCATCGGAATTGAGGTTCCCAGAAAAAACCCTACCATGGTATCGATGCGCTCGGTAATAGCTTCCCAAAAATTTCAGAATACAGATATGGATCTTCCTGTTGTTTTCGGAAAGACTATTTCAAATGAGATTTTCATGGCCGACCTGTCAAAGATGCCTCACCTGCTGATGGCCGGAGCTACAGGTCAGGGTAAATCGGTAGGTATTAATGCCATTCTTACTTCATTGCTTTACAAAAAACATCCCAGCGAGCTCAAATTCGTAATGGTAGATCCTAAAAAAGTGGAACTTTCTCTGTATTCCAAGATTGAAAGACATTATCTGGCCAAACTTCCCGATTCTGATGATGCGATTATCACGGATACGAATAAAGTAATCAATACCCTGAATTCTCTTTGCGTAGAAATGGACACAAGGTACGATCTGCTTAAAAATGCTTTCTGTAAAAACTTAAAAGAATACAATAAAAAATTCTCTGAAAGAAAACTGAATCCTGAGAACGGACACCGTTATCTGCCATATATTGTTTTGGTAGTAGATGAATTTGCAGATCTGATCATGACCGCCGGAAAAGAGGTCGAATTGCCTATTGCAAGACTTGCCCAGCTTGCCAGGGCAGTAGGTATTCATCTGATCGTAGCCACCCAGAGACCTTCTGTTAACGTTATTACAGGTATGATTAAGGCCAACTTCCCCGCGAGAGCTGCTTTCAGAGTGATCTCAAGTGTCGATTCAAGAACGATTCTGGATTCGCCGGGAGCAGATCAGCTGATCGGTAAAGGAGATATGCTTTATTTTAACGGAAATGAGATCCTGAGACTTCAGTGTGCCTTTGTAGATACACCGGAAGTGGAAAGGCTGGCAGAATTTATCGGCGAACAGAAAGGATATCCTTCCGCCTTTATGCTTCCTGAATATGTTTCCGAAGAAGCAACAAGTTCAGTAGGAAGCTTTGACGCCAACGAGAAAGATGCTTTATTTGAGGAGGCGGCAAGAATTATCGTCTCGACGCAGCAGGGCTCTACCTCGATGCTCCAAAGACAATTGAAATTAGGATACAACAGAGCCGGAAGAATTATGGATCAGCTTGAGGCAAGCGGCATCGTAGGAGGTTTCAACGGAGCAAAAGCAAGAGAAGTCATCATTAGTGATCTTCATTCTTTGGAACAGTTTTTGGAAGATTTGCGCAGGTAA